A region from the Hydrogenimonas sp. genome encodes:
- a CDS encoding molybdopterin biosynthesis molybdochelatase MogA: MDRIKVGVVTASDRASAGIYEDISGVAIMDTLKEYLRNELEFMYRCIPDEQSEIESALKELADEGCDLIVTTGGTGPAPRDVTPEATEAVCEKMLPGFGELMRQVSLKYVPTAILSRQTAGVRGRSLIINLPGKPKSIRECLDAVFPAVPYCIDLIGGSYMVADEDVIKVFRPKAK; this comes from the coding sequence TTGGATAGGATAAAGGTGGGAGTCGTAACGGCCAGTGACAGAGCGAGTGCGGGAATTTACGAAGATATATCCGGGGTCGCCATAATGGATACACTCAAAGAGTATCTTCGCAACGAACTGGAGTTTATGTACCGGTGTATTCCTGACGAGCAGTCCGAAATAGAGAGTGCACTCAAAGAGCTTGCAGACGAGGGTTGCGACCTGATAGTAACCACCGGGGGTACGGGGCCCGCTCCGAGGGATGTGACGCCGGAGGCTACCGAAGCCGTATGTGAAAAGATGCTCCCGGGCTTCGGAGAGCTGATGAGACAGGTGAGCCTCAAATATGTTCCTACCGCGATTTTGAGCAGGCAGACGGCCGGAGTACGAGGCAGAAGCCTCATCATCAACCTTCCCGGCAAACCGAAATCGATAAGAGAGTGTCTGGATGCCGTCTTTCCGGCGGTTCCCTACTGTATCGACCTTATCGGCGGCAGCTATATGGTCGCCGATGAAGATGTCATAAAAGTATTCAGACCGAAAGCCAAATAG